Proteins from one Juglans microcarpa x Juglans regia isolate MS1-56 chromosome 6S, Jm3101_v1.0, whole genome shotgun sequence genomic window:
- the LOC121236566 gene encoding uncharacterized protein LOC121236566, whose product MRYNLKLEPRYYRPFQIVAKVGVEAYKLNLPTFSRIHPLFHVSCHKRKLGQHITPLPSLPPVDHKGNVQPKPEAILDRRMKKFRNQVVIEVLIRWGGTLLEDSTWESLWKLRDLYPHLVGKVILEEGCCY is encoded by the coding sequence ATGAGGTATAATCTGAAACTGGAACCTAGATACTATAGACCATTCCAGATTGTTGCTAAGGTGGGAGTAGAAGCTTATAAACTCAATCTACCAACTTTTTCTAGGATACATCCTTTGTTTCATGTATCTTGCCACAAGAGAAAGTTGGGTCAACATATAACACCATTACCATCATTACCTCCAGTTGATCACAAGGGAAATGTACAACCAAAGCCTGAGGCTATATTGGACAGACGCATGAAGAAGTTCAGAAACCAAGTTGTAATTGAGGTTTTGATCAGATGGGGTGGTACATTGCTAGAGGATAGCACTTGGGAGTCATTGTGGAAGCTCAGGGACCTTTATCCACATCTTGTGGGCAAGGTCATTTTAGAAGAGGGGTGCTGCTACTGA